The genomic segment CTCCACGGAATTGTTCCAGACTACGAACGGCCAGTGTGTGCCGAAGATCGTGGATGTGGGGAAGACCGCCATTTCGGGCCTGTTGCAGCCCCATAACAGTGACCAGACGAACGAACACATCCTTCACACCCCTGTAGCCAGGCGCTTTCCCATTGATGCCGACAAACAAAGCATCAGTGCTCGTCGCAGTGCGTGTGCGCACCACGAGATACCGCTCCAATGCAGCGCGGACGGTGTCGTGCAGCGGAACCAACCGACTCTTGTTGAATTTCGTTTCCAGGATCATCAAGCCATCGACGGTAATGTCCTGCAACCGTAACCTCAAGGCTTCCGAGATGCGCAAGCCTGTCGCAGCCAGAAGTCCAAATAGCGTCGCAAACATCATCGGCCGGACAGAGCCAGTCGGTTTCAACTGACCGGCAGCTTCAATGAGTTTGGCAATCTCCTCTTGGCTGAAGATATAGGGCGGCGGTCGTCGATTCCTGGAGTTGCCAAACGCAGTACGTGGTGGCACCTGGTGCCGATCATCTTCAGCCTGAAGTGCTTGCGCAAAGTGCCGGATGACGTTGAGACGCCGGTACCGCTGTGCTGAGGACGGTGCTTGGCCCGCCCACGTCAGCACTCGGTCGATACGAATGTGTTGATCACCATGCTTTTCGGCAGTAGCAACAAAGCCGCTCAGCATCAGCGATTCGTTTGCCATCTTGAAGCCAGCGCTCCGCCGTAGCTGGATATAGCGCTCCATGTCGGATCTCAACATGATGCACCTCCCGGCCATGGCTGGGCGATCTCACGCAGCATCTGGACATCGACCTTGGCATAGTGCGCGGTGGTGTCGGGTGATTGATGCCGCAACACTGCTCCAACAGAATCGAGACTGGCCCCGGAGCGCAGCAAACTGGTAGCTGCAGAATGGCGTAACAAATTTGCGCCTCGCGAAGGGGCATCTGCGATGCCTGCTCGCTCAAGGGCACGCTGAACAATCTGCGAGACAGCACAAGATTTCGCGAATGGCCGATAGGGAGCCTGCAGTCGCAAGAACATCCGATCGGAGTCAGCGAACGGTCTGACCTGATCGATGTACGTCAGCAGTACATCGCCGGCGTCTTGAGGCAGTGGCAGCCGCACTTCTCTACGCCCCTTGCCTCTGACCCGCAACGATCCCTGTGCCCACTCGATGTCGCAGAGGCGCATGGTAAGGATGTCGCCGCCACGGAGCCCAAGTCGGGCAAGGAGCAGAATAATGGCCTTGTCACGAATTCCGTGCGGTGTTCCCGTTTCACACGCTGCAATAACTCGCTCAATGTCCGAGTCGGACAAGTAGCGTGGCAGAGAGGACAACTGCCAGTGCGCGAAGACGGGTACGGCTTGATCCAGCCATGGTTTACATTCACCTCGTGCAATCAGAAATCTGAGATAGCCTCGCAGCGCTGTTCTCATCTTCGTAAGATAGGCACGGGAGCATTTCTGAGCCTCATCCAGTATGACCTGGCGAATGCACTGTGCGTTGTAGTCAGCAGGCTCGGTGCCGAGTGTTGGCATCATTCGCATAACCAGAAGGCCATGGGAATTGATGGTACGTTCGGAGACTCCACGGTGGACTCGAAGCCAGTTCTGGAATTCGGCAACTCGGGCGTCGACCTCTGGCGGCGAGAGTGCTGCGCCTGAGCGGACGATTCTGCCAACGGCCACGAAACGAAGGAATCGACGAATACGTGCCAGATATCTTTGTTCAGGCCCTCCATGCCACCACCTCGCCGTACTCTGGCACTGATGGCAAGCAAACTGTTCAATGACAGTCTCGTTCACCTCGCTGAGGTCGATGCCTGCCTTATTCAGCCAGCACACAAAGTGGCTGACGGCGGACAGGTTCACTCTCAAGGTCTGGTGGGGCGAGTAACCCAGGGTTTTCAGGTGCTTCTCGAATTGCTGTAACAACGGGTTCAGTGGGCCGGGGTCTGAACACGCCGCCGGTACGCTGTGTTTGGTCTTTGTCATTTCGGTTCTCCTCTACGATGCCACCATGGCATCAAGGAGAGACCGTAAATTATGCGGAGCACCAGACGCTGGAAATCAGCGCCAAATCACCCTTGGCAAAGACCATCGGCAGTCCCACGGCCCTGGGCTCCGCATAACAATTCGCTCCACATAAAGGCGTCGTTCTGGGTGGCGGGGATTTGGGTGGTGGTGTTCATCTCTGGCTCCTGGTGGTTGATCGTTGCGACACCCGTAGTAACGCGCTGTTCGAGATGGAAGCCAAGCGCCTGTTCGATCTTTTTTGCGCTTGACTCGGGGTTCCTTATTCCATCGTGTCGGCGCGCACCAGTTCCGCCTGGGCGCTGGCGATCAGGTCCAGGCGCAGGTTCGGGGTGATGTTGCAGGCGAGTTCGTTCAAGGTCCAGTTCATCACATCGGCCTTGTCGCGCAGCGACTCGGCTTCCTCGAACCGGTTGGTGTAGCGATCCAGTTCGCGCAAGGCCCGCTCCAGGGTGGATCGGGCCTGGGCCAGGGCCTCGCGGGCGCGGTGTTCGGCGTGCAGGGTCTGAAATTCGCGGGGGGTGTTCATGGTGTGCTCTCCTTCTCAGTTGATCGTTGCGGCACCTGTATGAACGCGCTTCGGGCCACTGAAGCCAAGCGATTCATTGATCATTTTTTGATCACTTGTCGGCCAGTCTGTCGAGGATGCGCAGGGCGGAGGGATCGCCCGCCAGCGCCCGGCGCAGGGTGCGGATCGCCTGCTCCCGCGACACATCTGGGCGACGGTTGTCGATCAGCCAGCCAATCGCGCCGGCCTGGTCGTCATCGGTGACTGGCGTCGCTTCGGCAATGCCAACGTAGCGCCCGTAGCGGCTGCCCGATGGATCGACAAAGAGCATCCGGCGATTCGGCGCGCTGACAGCCACCACGCGCCGGCGTCCTGCCGTGTGACCGCCGAGTCCAGCCAGCCAGTCCCGATCCTGCAGCAGCGTGTTGGCGAAGGCGTCGTATTCAGCCTCGGTCAGTTCCTTGTGCAACTCGATCTCGATGGGCTCAAGCGGTGCACTGGGGTCGGCGTTGTGCAGCACTTCGTCCAAGCTGTAGGGCTTGCGGGCAAAGCGGGCACGGATCGGGGTGTGGTTGGTGGTGGTCATGGTGGGGGCCTTTGGTTGGCTGTTGGTGACAACAGCATTCACGCGCTGGTTGCCAGGGAAGCCAAGCTCAATCTCCATCGTGCTGGGCATCAAGGGCATCAAGGGCTTCAATCGCCAGCACCAGATCAGCGATGCGGTCGGCCTCGAAACCAAAGCCCCGGTGGCGCAGCAGGTGCTCGATGCTCGGATGCTTCATCCGGGCGATCTCCCGGCAGGCCTCCAGCAACGCGGGCAACAGGTCTGCAGGGATTGGAGCGTCGGGTTGCGTGCTCACGCGGTGGCTTCCTCTGCGATGCGGTAGAGGCGCTGTCCTGCACCCGGCGTGCCGGCGGGGCCTTCGATCTTCTCGGAGACGATATTCAGGCCCAGCTTCTTCTTGAGCGCGCCGGCAAAGGTGCCGCGCACAGTGTGGGCTTGCCAGCCGGTGGCCTCGCTGATCTGCGCGATGGTGGCGCCCTCGGGGCGCTTCAACATCTCGATCACCAGCGCCTGCTTGCTGTTGCCCGGGCCACGCTTGGGCGAGTCAAGGGTGCTGGCGGGTTGAACCTGCTGCCAGCTGGCTTCGGCGGCGGCGACTGCGGCTTCCAGTTCCGGATCGTCGGCCAGGGGTGGCGCAGCGACAGCCGTTGCGCTCATGGGCGGCAGGACATCTTCCGGCTGGGCCTCGCCCTTGATGATCGCGATGGCGGCACCCGTGATGCGCCACTGGCCGTCAGCCTGCTCGATCAATCCGCGCTGCGCGAGGCTGGCGATCATCTTGAGTTTGGCGCCGCCCTTGAGCTCGAGCAGCGGCTCGATCAGGCCATTGGCGTCGCAATGCGCGCGGGTGATGAGGTCCAGTTGGCGTTCGGTGATCGGGGCGGTTTGTGCGGACATGGTTGTGCTCCTTGTGATGAGGGTGGTTAAGCGGTTTGCTCGGCGGCGGCGTTTTGTCCTGCGGCCAGGCCGGCCTGGTAGGCGGCCATCAGGGCGCTCTTGACGCCCCAGACGCTGACGTCGTGGAAGTCCAAGCTGTCGCTGTTGCGGGTTTTCAGTGTCTCGATGAAGAGGTGGTCCAGGACGATCCGGGCGAGCAGCTGGTCGAGTTGCTGGGCGGCTCGGGTGGCGGTCTTGTTGGCGGTCTTGTTGGCGGTTTTGCGCATCGTGGTTCTCCTTCGGGGGTGCGTTGCTGTGCTTGTAGTAACGCGCTGTTCAAGAGGTAAGCCAAGCGCCGGTTTGATCTTTCTGCACCTGGTTGGCCGATTTGCTCAGGCGGCGATCCGGCGCTTGGCCAGATCAATCTCGGCAGGCAGCCACAGCGTGGCGATTTCTTCCTCGAGGGCTTGGCGCCGACGCTCGGCGATCTCCTGCAGGGCATCGATCTGCGCGAGCAAGGTGAGGAGGTCGTCGCGCTGACGAAGGATGGGGGTGCCCACTTCGGGCAGCTGATCGATCCAGTTCAGGCGGGTGGTGTTGGCGGTGTTCATGGCGTGCTCCGTGGGTGTTGATGACATCCGTATGAACGCGCTGTTGCCGATTGAAGCCAAGCGTTCGGTCCATCTATTTCGCATCGGAGTGGCTTGTGTTCGACACTGCTGAATCGGCTGTTGAATCGGCCTGGAAACGAGGGCTCGCGCCTGACCCCATCCTCACCGTCGATGACTGGGCCAACCGCCACCGGATGCTCTCCTCGGTGGCTTCCGCCGAGCCGGGACGCTGGTCGACCAGCCGCACGCCGTATCTCAAGGCGGTGATGGAAACGCTGTCGGCCACCTCCCGCTTCGA from the Denitratisoma oestradiolicum genome contains:
- a CDS encoding tyrosine-type recombinase/integrase codes for the protein MERYIQLRRSAGFKMANESLMLSGFVATAEKHGDQHIRIDRVLTWAGQAPSSAQRYRRLNVIRHFAQALQAEDDRHQVPPRTAFGNSRNRRPPPYIFSQEEIAKLIEAAGQLKPTGSVRPMMFATLFGLLAATGLRISEALRLRLQDITVDGLMILETKFNKSRLVPLHDTVRAALERYLVVRTRTATSTDALFVGINGKAPGYRGVKDVFVRLVTVMGLQQARNGGLPHIHDLRHTLAVRSLEQFRGDRNAISRHMTALSTYLGHTKVTDTYWYLEATPVLLGQIAEAAETLHREQDL
- a CDS encoding tyrosine-type recombinase/integrase codes for the protein MTKTKHSVPAACSDPGPLNPLLQQFEKHLKTLGYSPHQTLRVNLSAVSHFVCWLNKAGIDLSEVNETVIEQFACHQCQSTARWWHGGPEQRYLARIRRFLRFVAVGRIVRSGAALSPPEVDARVAEFQNWLRVHRGVSERTINSHGLLVMRMMPTLGTEPADYNAQCIRQVILDEAQKCSRAYLTKMRTALRGYLRFLIARGECKPWLDQAVPVFAHWQLSSLPRYLSDSDIERVIAACETGTPHGIRDKAIILLLARLGLRGGDILTMRLCDIEWAQGSLRVRGKGRREVRLPLPQDAGDVLLTYIDQVRPFADSDRMFLRLQAPYRPFAKSCAVSQIVQRALERAGIADAPSRGANLLRHSAATSLLRSGASLDSVGAVLRHQSPDTTAHYAKVDVQMLREIAQPWPGGASC
- a CDS encoding DUF3489 domain-containing protein, producing MSAQTAPITERQLDLITRAHCDANGLIEPLLELKGGAKLKMIASLAQRGLIEQADGQWRITGAAIAIIKGEAQPEDVLPPMSATAVAAPPLADDPELEAAVAAAEASWQQVQPASTLDSPKRGPGNSKQALVIEMLKRPEGATIAQISEATGWQAHTVRGTFAGALKKKLGLNIVSEKIEGPAGTPGAGQRLYRIAEEATA
- a CDS encoding DUF6900 domain-containing protein; its protein translation is MRKTANKTANKTATRAAQQLDQLLARIVLDHLFIETLKTRNSDSLDFHDVSVWGVKSALMAAYQAGLAAGQNAAAEQTA
- the kleA gene encoding stable inheritance protein KleA → MNTANTTRLNWIDQLPEVGTPILRQRDDLLTLLAQIDALQEIAERRRQALEEEIATLWLPAEIDLAKRRIAA